One Gemmatimonadota bacterium DNA window includes the following coding sequences:
- a CDS encoding sulfatase-like hydrolase/transferase: MNSPNLLYIFTDQQRADTLECYGNHQIETPALNALASESFVFENAYVSQPVCSPARATMLTGLWPHTAGVPSCNVPLGADIPTIAEMLPEGYDTAFMGKWHLGDEIFPQHGFETWVGTEDQYRRHFSEADRLSEVSDYHHFLVDKGYKPDIELLGQKVFSRHYAASLPEECTKAWYLGERASDYIRQQGDDPFALCVSYLEPHPPHTGPLNDYYDPDSLPTGPAFMRQPPDDAPLLVRLMAAYYMQSENYGLDLRTEPGWRALLARYWGNITLVDRSVGRILKALEESGKADDTIVVFTSDHGELMGDHGILGKTLMYEESIKVPMVLRAPMVDHPPRHVGGRFSHIDLVPTLMELLGLGRPDRLQGRSRVPVLQGHENLDGDDVFVEWSGDDGHAPAGFGEAEPNQSMVHQYRTIVSADGWKLNLYGKGQGELYDLNSDPHELENLYHRGDQAGRVSNLSERIRAWQEETGDRATEDGE; this comes from the coding sequence CGCCTACGTGAGCCAGCCCGTATGCAGCCCGGCCCGGGCCACCATGCTCACGGGGCTCTGGCCGCATACGGCGGGCGTGCCCTCCTGCAACGTGCCCCTGGGCGCCGACATACCGACCATCGCAGAGATGCTGCCCGAGGGATACGACACGGCCTTCATGGGGAAATGGCACCTGGGAGACGAGATCTTCCCGCAGCACGGCTTCGAGACCTGGGTGGGCACTGAGGACCAGTACCGCCGCCACTTCTCAGAAGCGGACCGGCTTTCCGAAGTCAGCGACTATCACCACTTCCTGGTGGATAAGGGATACAAGCCGGATATCGAGCTATTGGGACAAAAGGTTTTTTCCCGACATTACGCGGCCTCCCTGCCCGAGGAATGCACCAAGGCGTGGTACCTGGGCGAGCGCGCGTCGGACTATATCCGCCAGCAGGGCGACGACCCCTTTGCCCTCTGCGTCAGCTACCTCGAGCCACATCCCCCGCACACCGGTCCCCTGAACGACTACTACGATCCGGACAGCCTGCCCACCGGACCGGCGTTCATGCGGCAGCCGCCCGACGACGCGCCGCTCCTCGTCCGCCTGATGGCGGCCTACTACATGCAGTCCGAGAACTACGGGCTGGATCTTCGTACCGAGCCGGGATGGCGGGCGTTATTGGCCCGCTACTGGGGCAACATCACCCTGGTGGACCGTTCGGTGGGTAGGATCCTCAAGGCCCTGGAGGAGAGTGGCAAGGCCGATGACACCATCGTCGTCTTCACATCCGACCACGGCGAGTTGATGGGCGATCACGGCATCCTGGGCAAGACGCTCATGTACGAAGAATCCATCAAGGTGCCCATGGTGCTGCGCGCGCCCATGGTGGATCATCCGCCGCGCCACGTCGGCGGCCGGTTCAGCCACATCGACCTGGTGCCCACGCTGATGGAGTTGCTCGGCCTCGGGCGGCCGGACCGGTTGCAGGGGCGGAGCCGGGTACCGGTATTGCAAGGGCACGAGAACCTGGACGGCGACGACGTGTTCGTCGAGTGGAGCGGCGACGACGGCCACGCGCCCGCCGGATTCGGCGAAGCGGAGCCGAACCAGAGCATGGTGCACCAGTACCGGACGATCGTGTCTGCGGACGGTTGGAAGCTCAACCTGTATGGGAAGGGTCAGGGGGAGTTGTACGATCTGAACAGCGATCCCCATGAGTTGGAGAATCTGTATCACCGGGGCGATCAGGCCGGACGGGTTTCGAATCTGTCGGAGCGAATCCGGGCCTGGCAGGAGGAGACGGGGGACAGGGCGACGGAAGATGGGGAATGA